In the genome of Helicobacter kayseriensis, one region contains:
- a CDS encoding NAD(P)-binding domain-containing protein, with product MIDLAIIGAGTTGISTAIEAKNLGIQKIVLFEKGDSHSMTIRKFYKDGKRVDKDYKGQEVTLEGSIDFQDGNKESTLELFESLITSHQLDLRLHTDIEKVEKKDNGFEITSSGGETFMARFAVIAIGKMGQPNKPSYPIPLPIRSLVNFNANSVKSDEKLLIVGGGNSAVEYAYDLCKTNPTTLNYRRTEFARINDTNAEELQKVIASGELQTKLGVDIVGLSNEDGKVGVEFTDGEKIIYDRVIYAIGGATPLDFLQKCKLELDDSQTPKSSEIYETSITGLFIAGDIALSSGGSIAIGLNHGYKIAQEIAKRLKL from the coding sequence ATGATTGATTTAGCCATTATCGGAGCAGGAACGACAGGAATTTCTACGGCAATAGAAGCAAAAAATCTAGGGATTCAAAAGATTGTCTTATTTGAAAAGGGAGATTCCCATTCAATGACAATTCGCAAATTTTACAAAGATGGAAAACGCGTAGATAAAGACTACAAAGGACAAGAAGTCACACTAGAGGGAAGCATTGATTTTCAAGATGGAAATAAAGAAAGCACGCTTGAACTCTTTGAATCTCTTATTACCTCACATCAGCTCGATCTTAGACTACATACAGATATTGAAAAAGTTGAAAAAAAGGATAATGGATTTGAAATTACCTCTAGTGGTGGCGAAACATTTATGGCACGCTTTGCAGTCATTGCAATTGGAAAAATGGGACAACCCAACAAACCAAGCTATCCCATCCCTCTTCCTATTCGCTCTTTGGTTAATTTCAATGCAAATAGTGTCAAAAGTGATGAAAAACTCCTTATTGTAGGTGGGGGAAATTCAGCCGTTGAATATGCTTATGATCTATGCAAGACCAACCCAACAACCCTTAATTACAGACGAACAGAATTTGCCAGAATCAATGATACTAACGCCGAAGAACTCCAAAAGGTTATAGCAAGTGGAGAGCTTCAAACAAAACTTGGGGTTGATATTGTAGGCCTCAGCAACGAAGATGGCAAAGTGGGCGTTGAGTTTACAGATGGAGAAAAAATCATCTATGATCGCGTTATTTACGCTATAGGGGGAGCTACACCTCTTGACTTTCTCCAAAAATGCAAACTTGAACTTGATGATTCTCAAACTCCCAAAAGCTCTGAAATTTATGAAACATCTATTACGGGGCTTTTTATTGCTGGAGATATTGCCCTATCTAGCGGAGGATCAATTGCGATTGGACTCAATCATGGATATAAAATTGCCCAAGAAATTGCCAAAAGATTGAAACTTTAG
- the rpmB gene encoding 50S ribosomal protein L28 — protein sequence MARKCFFTGKGPMVGNNVSHANNKTKKRSLPNLRSVRVALADGTTMKIKVAASTLRTMKKRS from the coding sequence ATGGCAAGAAAATGTTTTTTTACAGGCAAGGGGCCAATGGTTGGAAACAATGTCAGTCACGCCAACAATAAAACCAAGAAAAGATCGCTTCCAAACCTCAGAAGCGTTCGTGTTGCCTTGGCAGATGGGACAACAATGAAAATCAAGGTTGCAGCTTCAACTTTGAGAACAATGAAAAAACGCTCCTAA
- a CDS encoding YdcH family protein encodes MLHEYREEISQLKQTNAHFAKIFDQHNDLDQKIRNMESGIEIASNATINELKKEKLRLKDEIYQMLQKHQ; translated from the coding sequence ATGCTACACGAATACCGAGAAGAAATCTCTCAGCTCAAACAAACCAATGCGCATTTTGCAAAAATTTTTGATCAACACAACGATCTGGATCAAAAAATTCGCAATATGGAATCAGGCATTGAGATTGCATCTAATGCCACAATTAATGAGTTAAAAAAAGAAAAATTGCGACTCAAAGACGAAATTTATCAAATGCTTCAAAAGCATCAATAG
- a CDS encoding argininosuccinate synthase: MQKIKKVVLAYSGGLDTSVILKWLGDTYQCEVVTFTADIGQGEEVEPARAKAKLLGIKDENIFIENLQEEFVRDFVFPMFRANTIYEGEYLLGTSIARPLITKRLIEIAKEVGADAIAHGATGKGNDQVRFELGAYALNPSIKVIAPWREWDLNSREKLLTYAQNAGIPIDKKPNQSPYSMDANLLHISYEGQILEDPYAEPEESMWRWTTSPFDAPDTAEEIIIGFKNGDAISLNGTVLSPANLLSQLNTLGGKHGIGRLDIVENRYVGMKSRGCYETPGGSILLKAHRAIESITLDREEAHLKDELMPKYASLIYNGYWFSREREALQALIDKTQENVEGEVRLKLYKGNIIVTGRKSPKSLFDEAYSTFEEDCVYNQADAQGFIKLNALRFIIAGKQK, from the coding sequence ATGCAAAAGATCAAAAAAGTTGTCTTAGCTTATTCTGGAGGATTGGATACAAGCGTCATTCTTAAATGGCTCGGAGATACTTATCAATGTGAGGTTGTAACTTTTACTGCAGATATTGGACAAGGAGAAGAAGTCGAGCCAGCAAGAGCCAAAGCAAAGCTTTTAGGAATTAAAGATGAAAATATCTTTATTGAGAATCTTCAAGAAGAATTTGTACGCGATTTTGTTTTTCCAATGTTTAGAGCCAACACAATTTATGAAGGGGAGTATTTGCTTGGTACAAGCATTGCGCGCCCATTGATTACCAAAAGGCTTATAGAAATCGCCAAAGAAGTTGGTGCTGATGCAATTGCTCATGGAGCAACAGGAAAGGGAAATGATCAGGTGCGCTTTGAGCTTGGAGCTTATGCCCTCAATCCTTCCATCAAAGTAATTGCACCTTGGAGAGAATGGGATCTTAATAGCCGTGAAAAGCTCTTGACGTATGCACAAAATGCAGGCATTCCTATTGATAAAAAACCCAACCAATCCCCCTATTCTATGGATGCAAATCTTTTGCATATTTCTTATGAGGGACAGATTTTGGAAGATCCTTATGCAGAACCCGAAGAAAGCATGTGGAGATGGACAACCTCTCCATTTGATGCTCCAGATACCGCTGAGGAAATCATAATTGGGTTTAAAAATGGTGATGCAATCAGCTTGAATGGAACAGTCCTAAGTCCAGCCAATCTTTTAAGTCAGCTCAATACGCTTGGAGGAAAGCATGGAATCGGACGTCTTGACATTGTAGAAAATCGCTATGTAGGAATGAAATCAAGAGGATGCTATGAAACGCCAGGAGGAAGCATTCTTCTCAAGGCTCACCGCGCAATCGAAAGTATCACTTTGGATCGAGAAGAGGCTCATCTTAAAGATGAATTGATGCCTAAATATGCCTCCCTTATTTATAATGGATATTGGTTTAGTCGTGAAAGAGAAGCATTGCAAGCTCTCATTGATAAAACACAGGAAAATGTTGAAGGGGAAGTTAGATTAAAACTTTATAAGGGAAACATTATTGTCACTGGACGAAAATCACCCAAATCACTTTTTGATGAAGCTTATTCAACTTTTGAGGAAGATTGCGTATATAATCAAGCTGATGCTCAAGGCTTTATTAAACTCAACGCCTTACGCTTCATTATTGCCGGAAAACAAAAATAA
- a CDS encoding potassium channel family protein, producing the protein MFRNIKKLLHWRESKYQATQNLDSELYGQLKYFRLPLLLIQIFLLIGTLGYIWLEDYSLMDAFFQTAYTFTNTGFGALKEKDFGPMAILFTAFIMFAGAGVIAFSIATVISILNNGILIQLIKERKMVQKIVRLKRHYVVCYHNEYTIELSKKFREAQIPFIVVDNSPNFEEEAKKHKYPYYIMGDPHTDSAISKSNLASAKGIVAFSKTPADNIALIASARLFEKEIGRRPYYIIASAYTQEDIERLKKLGANSVVSPTDLMAQRVSAMAVRPDMENLLEQFAYKKDTLLDLEEVVVPKYSWVVLKKLKDANFRTLTNVSIVGITQKDGKYITMPTGETIIPSESKLLMIGTSEGIRETKQLIMSRNKPVKFKQSLAKDTLP; encoded by the coding sequence TTGTTTAGGAATATCAAAAAACTTCTTCATTGGCGAGAATCTAAATATCAAGCGACACAGAATTTAGATTCTGAATTATATGGCCAACTCAAATACTTTAGACTCCCTCTTCTATTAATTCAAATTTTTCTTCTAATTGGAACTTTGGGCTATATTTGGCTTGAAGATTATTCCCTTATGGATGCATTTTTCCAAACGGCATATACCTTTACAAATACAGGTTTTGGCGCACTCAAAGAAAAAGATTTTGGCCCTATGGCAATTCTTTTTACTGCATTTATTATGTTTGCAGGAGCAGGAGTTATCGCTTTTAGTATCGCAACAGTTATTAGTATTTTAAATAATGGAATCCTAATCCAACTCATCAAGGAGCGAAAAATGGTGCAAAAGATTGTTCGACTCAAAAGACACTATGTTGTTTGCTATCACAATGAATACACTATTGAGCTTTCTAAAAAATTCCGCGAAGCTCAAATCCCTTTTATTGTTGTTGATAACAGTCCAAATTTTGAAGAAGAAGCCAAAAAACATAAATATCCCTATTACATTATGGGTGATCCACATACAGATAGTGCTATCTCAAAATCAAATTTGGCCAGTGCAAAAGGTATCGTAGCTTTCTCAAAAACCCCTGCTGATAATATCGCTCTCATCGCTTCAGCAAGGCTTTTTGAAAAAGAAATTGGACGACGCCCATACTACATTATCGCAAGTGCATATACCCAAGAAGATATTGAGAGATTAAAAAAACTTGGCGCTAATTCTGTCGTTTCCCCAACAGACCTAATGGCTCAACGGGTAAGTGCCATGGCTGTGCGTCCAGATATGGAAAACCTCTTAGAACAATTTGCCTACAAAAAAGACACTCTGCTTGATTTAGAAGAAGTTGTTGTTCCAAAATACAGTTGGGTTGTCCTCAAAAAACTTAAAGATGCCAACTTTAGAACACTGACCAATGTCTCTATTGTAGGCATTACACAAAAAGATGGGAAATATATCACAATGCCCACAGGAGAAACAATCATTCCAAGTGAATCTAAGCTCCTCATGATTGGCACAAGCGAAGGAATTAGAGAAACAAAACAATTAATTATGTCAAGAAATAAACCTGTAAAATTTAAACAATCTCTAGCCAAGGATACACTCCCATGA
- a CDS encoding rhodanese-like domain-containing protein: MKKFLIPCIVLAFLMGCKETSNVAQNQVQLEEIITKLQNGEKVTNVPQTSIDDAQTMIDRSYAFNYQLINAQTLKQWLQDKQVVLIDASPKGKYLLEHLKGTKHFEFDSAFLSPDGKLTWNPQKGSQESFSKKLGNNLFATLVFYDQSTSSPYQATPADIASMWAKKMGYHNVYRLIGDLASWKAQGLLTTNETPKCCQ, translated from the coding sequence ATGAAAAAGTTTTTAATCCCCTGCATTGTTTTGGCGTTCCTTATGGGATGCAAAGAGACCTCCAATGTCGCTCAAAATCAAGTCCAGCTTGAGGAAATTATCACAAAACTTCAAAATGGAGAAAAGGTTACAAATGTACCGCAAACTTCTATTGATGATGCTCAAACGATGATAGATCGAAGCTATGCGTTTAATTATCAACTCATTAATGCTCAAACGCTCAAACAATGGCTTCAAGATAAGCAGGTTGTTCTCATTGATGCCTCTCCTAAAGGAAAATATCTTCTAGAACATCTCAAGGGCACCAAACATTTTGAATTTGATTCTGCTTTTCTTTCTCCAGATGGAAAACTCACTTGGAACCCCCAAAAAGGCTCTCAAGAAAGTTTTAGCAAAAAATTGGGTAACAATCTTTTTGCTACTCTTGTTTTTTATGACCAATCTACTTCTTCCCCATATCAAGCTACACCAGCAGATATTGCAAGCATGTGGGCCAAAAAAATGGGCTATCATAATGTTTATCGCCTCATTGGAGATCTAGCTTCTTGGAAAGCTCAAGGGCTTTTGACCACTAATGAAACACCAAAATGCTGTCAATAA
- the argJ gene encoding bifunctional glutamate N-acetyltransferase/amino-acid acetyltransferase ArgJ: MKTYEIYPIHGGICAPLGFFADGISAGFKPNHALDIAFIYMDPPITPYAVFTTNRFQAAPIQYYKQNLKEKKSNFVLINTKNANALTGKEGIEDIAQVMQELQKHFPQIQNPIPSSTGVIGVRLDTQKLINSFNLFDLSQNTPESAHRASQAIRTTDSFAKEIALKVVLEDGSSFCIGAMAKGAGMIEPSMATMLCFITTDAHITQEELKEVVDQNLQATFNAISVDGDTSTNDSVFVFANGLSGAYEKNAFNQALAMIMKKLALDIVRDGEGASKLVSFQIKGAKTKEEAMRAGKALANSLLVKTALFGCDPNWGRIASTIGSCGVEAYENRLKILIGSICVFDCGKILFTEEIEQKAAKIMQQESFSITCDLGIAEGEFTTYACDLGHTYVKINSDYRS; encoded by the coding sequence ATGAAAACTTATGAAATCTATCCAATCCATGGCGGCATATGTGCTCCTTTAGGGTTTTTTGCTGATGGAATCAGTGCTGGATTTAAGCCAAATCACGCTCTAGATATAGCATTTATCTATATGGACCCGCCAATCACTCCATACGCAGTCTTTACAACAAATCGTTTTCAAGCTGCACCCATTCAGTATTACAAACAAAATCTCAAAGAGAAAAAAAGCAATTTTGTTTTAATCAATACAAAAAATGCCAATGCACTCACAGGTAAAGAGGGGATAGAAGACATCGCACAAGTCATGCAAGAACTTCAAAAACATTTTCCCCAAATCCAAAACCCAATTCCCTCAAGCACAGGCGTCATTGGCGTGCGTCTTGACACACAAAAACTTATCAATTCCTTCAATCTCTTTGATCTTTCTCAAAATACTCCAGAATCTGCTCATCGGGCAAGCCAAGCGATACGCACAACAGACTCGTTTGCCAAAGAAATTGCACTTAAAGTTGTCTTAGAAGATGGAAGCTCTTTTTGCATTGGAGCAATGGCAAAAGGAGCTGGAATGATAGAACCCTCTATGGCAACAATGCTCTGCTTTATTACTACAGATGCCCATATTACACAAGAAGAACTCAAAGAAGTAGTTGATCAAAACCTTCAAGCTACTTTCAATGCAATCAGTGTCGATGGCGATACAAGCACCAATGATTCTGTTTTTGTCTTTGCTAATGGGTTAAGTGGAGCCTATGAAAAAAACGCTTTCAATCAAGCCCTTGCAATGATTATGAAAAAACTTGCCCTTGATATTGTTCGGGATGGAGAGGGAGCAAGCAAACTTGTATCATTCCAAATCAAAGGAGCCAAAACAAAGGAAGAAGCGATGCGCGCAGGCAAAGCACTTGCAAACTCCCTGCTTGTCAAAACCGCTCTTTTTGGTTGCGACCCCAATTGGGGGAGAATAGCATCCACTATTGGATCATGTGGAGTAGAGGCTTATGAAAATCGATTAAAAATCCTTATAGGCTCCATCTGTGTTTTTGACTGTGGAAAAATTCTCTTTACAGAAGAAATAGAACAAAAAGCTGCAAAAATCATGCAACAAGAAAGCTTTTCAATCACATGTGATTTGGGAATCGCGGAAGGAGAATTTACGACTTATGCCTGCGATTTGGGCCATACATATGTCAAAATCAATTCAGATTATCGAAGTTAA
- the traF gene encoding conjugal transfer protein TraF has product MKKITLFLSLSYGLFALSFGGMGNTSAGLGNSGVALRKSAWGIYYNPALLASDNRGKFGYSFGIEAKEKGLEDIVSIFLNQGTNNIQEIYDRFQSRPTHSLSLSSQNGIVIQITGGEHKVPKLNQEGIPTGEMIEKRNPYGAFTMASFLSVYGSGDITATLQDKTIQAQGLLSSVALIEVPIGWGWRFETNGGDVSIGASIKYMGAMGIHSSISASITETNYALSTTAPQNLHLSHWFGIDLGILYSPIESVHLGLVAKNINVPSFDLLGQKFKILPQVRFGISYEFAKYFALTFDADLTPNSFLFENSPKTQMLGGGLLMDFKYIDLRFGLMGDMANKFEEGVIMTGGINLLGFLDLAIQASSKMFEAKSYKIPHFISAKIGGSFTF; this is encoded by the coding sequence ATGAAAAAAATCACTCTATTTTTAAGCTTAAGTTATGGGCTTTTTGCACTTAGTTTTGGAGGGATGGGAAACACTTCTGCTGGTCTTGGAAACAGCGGAGTTGCCTTGCGTAAATCAGCTTGGGGAATCTACTACAACCCCGCACTTTTGGCAAGCGATAATCGCGGAAAATTTGGCTATAGCTTTGGAATAGAGGCAAAAGAAAAAGGACTAGAAGATATCGTTTCTATTTTTCTTAATCAAGGAACAAACAATATACAAGAAATTTATGATCGTTTTCAATCTCGCCCTACACATTCACTTAGCCTAAGCTCACAAAATGGTATTGTGATACAAATCACTGGAGGGGAACACAAAGTCCCCAAGCTCAATCAAGAAGGCATCCCAACAGGAGAGATGATAGAAAAACGCAATCCCTATGGAGCTTTTACCATGGCAAGCTTTCTGTCTGTTTATGGATCTGGAGATATCACTGCAACTCTTCAAGACAAAACAATCCAAGCACAAGGACTCCTTTCAAGTGTCGCTCTAATTGAAGTTCCCATTGGCTGGGGGTGGAGATTTGAAACAAATGGTGGAGATGTAAGCATTGGTGCAAGCATTAAGTATATGGGAGCAATGGGAATCCACTCTTCCATCTCAGCTTCAATCACAGAAACAAACTATGCCCTCTCAACCACAGCTCCTCAAAATCTTCACTTATCTCATTGGTTTGGAATTGATTTGGGAATCCTTTATAGTCCAATTGAAAGCGTCCATCTAGGACTTGTAGCCAAAAATATCAATGTTCCAAGCTTTGACCTCTTGGGCCAAAAATTCAAAATCCTTCCTCAAGTGCGCTTTGGAATCTCTTATGAGTTTGCCAAATATTTTGCACTTACTTTTGATGCGGACTTGACCCCCAACTCCTTTTTGTTTGAAAATTCTCCAAAAACACAAATGCTTGGAGGGGGGCTTTTGATGGATTTTAAATATATTGATTTGCGTTTTGGTCTTATGGGAGATATGGCAAACAAATTTGAAGAAGGCGTGATTATGACTGGAGGCATTAATCTTTTAGGTTTTCTTGACCTTGCTATTCAAGCAAGCTCTAAAATGTTTGAAGCTAAAAGTTACAAAATCCCACACTTCATCTCAGCAAAAATCGGAGGAAGTTTTACTTTTTAA
- a CDS encoding outer membrane beta-barrel protein encodes MKKKILSVVLASCALASMAQARFYVGIEGGYSAQSAYDSKTSGKNTFGATYAGTGVISNALNSGYSGYSVGGVFGTEDFFGKYFGTRWGLGAGYTSVSKTENGSTHTFNSVDAGLSVDLLLNFYNNGSFSFGVFGGASADYHYVLSGRWNGLNEHLMDFSGRVGVTTMMAKHHRIEFMAKLPIASMNATNSSSSYVLGGALAPARTTFSASYKFVF; translated from the coding sequence ATGAAGAAAAAAATCTTAAGTGTTGTTTTAGCTTCATGTGCTTTGGCTTCAATGGCTCAAGCAAGATTTTATGTTGGGATTGAGGGTGGATATAGTGCTCAGTCGGCTTATGATAGTAAGACAAGTGGAAAAAATACATTTGGTGCTACTTATGCTGGAACAGGAGTTATTAGTAATGCACTTAATAGTGGCTATAGTGGCTATAGTGTAGGGGGAGTATTTGGAACAGAAGATTTTTTTGGTAAGTATTTTGGGACAAGATGGGGACTTGGTGCTGGATACACTTCTGTTTCTAAGACAGAAAATGGAAGCACTCATACTTTTAATTCTGTAGATGCTGGATTAAGCGTTGATTTATTGCTCAATTTCTACAATAACGGAAGCTTTAGCTTTGGTGTATTTGGTGGAGCAAGTGCTGATTATCATTATGTGCTTAGTGGAAGATGGAATGGATTAAATGAACATTTGATGGATTTTTCAGGAAGAGTGGGTGTTACAACAATGATGGCAAAACATCATCGTATCGAGTTTATGGCCAAACTCCCAATTGCTTCAATGAATGCAACAAATTCTTCATCTAGCTATGTATTGGGAGGAGCTTTAGCTCCCGCAAGAACAACATTTAGCGCTAGCTATAAATTTGTTTTCTAA
- a CDS encoding outer membrane beta-barrel protein yields MKRLSILISTILLSTTLAQARFYIGIEGGYSVEKSYEGNNAFNISKTYVIRDAFKEGARGYSLGINLGSENFYAPYFGTRFGFGVGYTSVDQKADGSGLVDQKLSYIDTGIYFDLMTNLYSSSKFSFGVFGGVDMRYHYRLNKIQIQKEEGEIDYFFDDLFEDVFSDLVNGRHLVDFGGRVGISMLIASHHRIDLLARLPIASLKSGFIGGSTLPAKTSLNVGYSFVF; encoded by the coding sequence ATGAAAAGATTATCGATCTTGATAAGCACTATATTACTATCAACGACATTGGCTCAAGCAAGGTTTTATATTGGGATTGAGGGTGGATATAGTGTTGAAAAAAGTTATGAGGGGAATAACGCGTTTAATATTTCAAAAACTTATGTCATACGCGATGCTTTTAAAGAGGGTGCGAGGGGCTATAGCCTTGGGATTAATTTAGGAAGTGAAAACTTTTATGCGCCATATTTTGGAACGAGATTTGGGTTTGGGGTAGGATATACCTCTGTTGATCAAAAAGCGGATGGAAGTGGATTAGTAGATCAAAAATTATCTTATATAGATACAGGAATTTATTTTGATCTAATGACAAACCTTTATAGCAGTTCAAAATTTAGTTTTGGTGTTTTTGGTGGGGTTGATATGCGCTATCACTATCGTTTAAATAAGATTCAGATTCAAAAAGAAGAAGGGGAAATTGATTATTTCTTTGATGATCTTTTTGAGGATGTATTTTCTGATCTTGTGAATGGTCGCCATTTGGTTGATTTTGGTGGACGAGTTGGTATAAGCATGTTGATCGCTTCACATCATCGGATTGATTTGTTGGCAAGACTCCCTATTGCTTCGTTGAAATCGGGCTTTATCGGCGGATCCACACTTCCTGCAAAAACAAGTTTAAATGTAGGATATAGTTTTGTTTTCTAA
- a CDS encoding valine--tRNA ligase — translation MKNYHPQEIEHQIYQITKERGYFEIEGNAEIAQKDKTFAIMMPPPNVTGVLHIGHALTFTLQDIITRYKRMQGYITLYQPGMDHAGIATQNVVEKQLLKEGIKKEDLGREKFIQKVWEWKEKSGGAILSQMEQLGITPAWSRLRFTLDDGLKHSVKTAFKQWYDKGYIYQGNYMINWCTHDGALSDIEVEYEENQGKLYHLRYHIQDSDQFIIVATTRPETFFGDTAVMVNPNDSRYTHLIGKNAILPLLNRPIPIIADETVDIEFGTGCVKVTPAHDINDYEVGKRHNLDFITIFDKHGILNEYAGEFQGLERLEAREIIIQKLQEMGFVEKIEEYTNQVGKCYRCGNIVEPYISKQWFVSPKIAEGAIKAINDGKAQFFPPQWKNNYNAWMRELRPWCISRQLWWGHQIPVFYCECGEQFVSLEDSPQACPKCGGHQITQDSDVLDTWFSSGLWAFSTLGWGNGEWGKGILWKEEDLKRFYPNSLLITGFDILFFWVARMLLSGESTLGQIPFKDIYLHALVRDQYGRKMSKSVGNVIDPLEKIQSHGADALRFALAYLCAQGRDIKLSDKDLDLAKNFANKIFNAGNFLLLNLEQAGIQEGFKELQEYSTPLGQYLHSRLNHTISEFSSALESYRFNESASILYHFFWGEFCDWGIELAKAQKESLLELGSIFLQALKLLHPFMPFLSEYLYHTLQKQTLEHSTSIMITPFPQPKERHAQREKEFSIIKDAITSIRRLKIMLDLNGEFKGSVFVKTNFQDSQIFNLFVCKLAKVEQCIIVEQKPQSCIGDIGEFCECYVELSGINLSSIIARCENQHKKLEIEINKLSNLLKNEKFVQNAPLEVLQSNQEGLQKAQEKLEAIQNQLKILRT, via the coding sequence ATGAAAAATTATCATCCTCAAGAAATCGAACATCAAATTTATCAAATCACAAAAGAAAGGGGTTATTTTGAAATAGAAGGCAATGCAGAAATTGCCCAAAAAGACAAAACTTTTGCCATCATGATGCCTCCTCCTAATGTCACAGGAGTGCTTCATATTGGCCATGCTCTGACTTTTACGCTTCAAGATATTATTACGCGATACAAAAGAATGCAAGGCTATATCACGCTTTATCAGCCTGGAATGGATCATGCAGGAATTGCCACTCAAAATGTCGTAGAAAAACAACTCCTCAAAGAGGGAATCAAAAAAGAAGACCTAGGAAGAGAAAAGTTTATACAAAAAGTTTGGGAGTGGAAAGAAAAAAGCGGAGGCGCCATCCTCTCTCAAATGGAACAACTCGGAATCACTCCAGCATGGAGCAGATTACGCTTTACTCTTGATGATGGACTTAAACATTCAGTTAAAACAGCATTCAAGCAGTGGTATGACAAGGGCTATATCTATCAGGGCAATTATATGATTAATTGGTGCACGCATGATGGAGCTCTATCTGATATTGAAGTTGAGTATGAGGAAAATCAAGGAAAACTATACCACTTACGCTACCACATACAAGATTCAGATCAATTTATCATTGTGGCAACTACTCGCCCTGAAACATTTTTTGGAGATACGGCTGTTATGGTCAATCCTAACGATTCTCGCTATACGCACCTCATCGGAAAAAACGCCATTCTGCCACTTCTTAATCGCCCCATCCCCATTATTGCTGATGAGACTGTAGATATAGAGTTTGGAACAGGATGCGTAAAGGTTACTCCAGCCCACGATATCAATGATTATGAAGTGGGAAAACGACACAATCTAGATTTTATTACAATCTTTGACAAGCACGGAATCCTTAATGAATATGCTGGAGAGTTTCAAGGATTGGAGCGCCTAGAAGCTCGCGAAATCATCATACAAAAGCTTCAGGAAATGGGTTTTGTCGAAAAAATAGAGGAATACACCAATCAGGTAGGGAAATGCTATCGTTGTGGAAATATTGTTGAGCCCTATATCTCCAAACAATGGTTTGTGTCTCCAAAAATTGCTGAAGGCGCAATTAAGGCCATTAATGATGGAAAAGCTCAATTTTTCCCCCCTCAATGGAAAAATAATTACAATGCATGGATGAGAGAATTGCGTCCATGGTGTATCTCTCGCCAACTTTGGTGGGGACATCAGATTCCTGTCTTTTATTGTGAGTGTGGAGAACAGTTTGTAAGCCTAGAAGATTCTCCTCAAGCTTGCCCCAAATGTGGAGGACATCAAATCACTCAAGATTCTGATGTGCTTGATACGTGGTTTAGCTCTGGACTTTGGGCATTTAGCACATTGGGGTGGGGAAATGGAGAATGGGGGAAGGGAATTTTGTGGAAAGAAGAAGATTTAAAACGCTTCTATCCCAACTCACTCCTTATTACAGGATTTGATATTCTCTTTTTCTGGGTTGCAAGAATGCTTTTAAGTGGAGAATCTACATTGGGGCAGATTCCCTTTAAAGACATTTATTTACATGCACTTGTAAGGGATCAGTATGGACGCAAGATGAGCAAAAGCGTGGGAAATGTGATTGATCCTTTGGAAAAAATTCAAAGCCATGGAGCGGATGCATTGCGCTTTGCTTTGGCTTATCTGTGCGCACAAGGAAGAGATATTAAACTTTCTGACAAAGATTTAGACCTTGCCAAAAATTTCGCCAATAAAATTTTCAATGCAGGAAATTTTCTTCTCCTCAATCTTGAACAAGCCGGAATTCAAGAGGGCTTCAAAGAGCTTCAAGAATACAGCACCCCCCTAGGACAATATCTGCATTCTCGTCTTAACCATACGATTTCTGAATTTTCTTCTGCATTAGAATCATATCGCTTTAATGAATCTGCAAGTATTCTTTATCATTTCTTCTGGGGTGAATTTTGTGATTGGGGAATTGAGCTTGCAAAAGCCCAAAAAGAAAGCCTCTTAGAGCTTGGTAGTATCTTTTTGCAGGCCTTAAAATTGCTCCATCCTTTTATGCCATTTCTAAGCGAATATCTCTATCACACACTCCAAAAACAAACACTAGAGCACTCTACTTCAATTATGATAACTCCATTCCCTCAGCCCAAAGAGCGTCACGCACAAAGAGAAAAAGAGTTTAGCATCATCAAAGATGCAATCACTTCAATCAGACGACTAAAAATTATGCTTGATCTCAATGGAGAATTCAAAGGATCAGTTTTTGTCAAAACAAACTTTCAAGATTCTCAAATTTTTAATCTCTTTGTATGCAAGCTTGCTAAAGTTGAGCAATGTATTATTGTTGAACAAAAGCCCCAAAGCTGCATTGGGGATATTGGGGAATTTTGCGAATGTTATGTAGAACTTAGCGGGATCAATTTGAGTTCCATTATCGCTAGATGTGAAAATCAGCACAAAAAGCTTGAAATAGAAATCAACAAGCTTTCCAATTTACTTAAAAATGAAAAATTTGTGCAAAATGCTCCTCTTGAAGTTCTACAATCAAATCAAGAAGGGCTTCAAAAAGCACAAGAAAAACTTGAAGCAATCCAAAATCAACTTAAAATATTAAGGACATAA